In a genomic window of Microterricola viridarii:
- a CDS encoding UDP-glucose dehydrogenase family protein encodes MKLSVIGCGYLGAVHASAMAELGHEVVGIDVDQAKIEQLAAGRPPFFEPGLPEILTSAGASGRLRFSTDMAEVSEATVHFVAVGTPQMQGSYAADMRYVDAAIDALIPYLKAGDLVVGKSTVPVGTAARLAQKLAESGSGATLAWNPEFLREGFAVKDTIEPDRLVYGVADERAASVLDEVYATALGTGTPRIITDYATAELVKVAANAFLATKISFINAMAEIAEVTGADVGQLADAIGHDARIGRRFLNAGVGFGGGCLPKDIRAFTARAEELGRGESVAFLKEVDAINLRRRQRVVDLAVEALGGSVYDKRIAVLGVTFKPDSDDVRDSPALDVAVQLKGLGARVVSTDPQGIENARIRHPQLDYAGTADEALAGADLVVLATEWKQFRELDPVRSATLVAGASVIDGRNALDAAVWRAAGWTYRGMGRP; translated from the coding sequence GTGAAGCTATCCGTTATCGGCTGTGGCTACCTGGGTGCCGTGCACGCCTCGGCGATGGCCGAACTCGGCCACGAGGTCGTCGGCATCGACGTCGACCAGGCCAAGATCGAGCAGTTGGCCGCCGGCCGCCCTCCGTTCTTCGAGCCTGGCCTGCCCGAGATCCTCACCTCGGCCGGCGCGAGTGGTCGCCTGCGCTTCAGCACCGACATGGCCGAAGTCTCCGAGGCGACGGTGCACTTCGTCGCCGTCGGCACCCCGCAGATGCAGGGTAGCTATGCCGCCGACATGCGTTACGTCGACGCCGCGATCGACGCCTTGATCCCGTACCTGAAGGCGGGCGACCTCGTCGTTGGAAAGAGCACGGTGCCGGTGGGCACGGCCGCCCGGCTGGCCCAGAAGCTCGCCGAGAGCGGCAGCGGTGCGACGTTGGCCTGGAACCCGGAGTTCCTGCGCGAGGGCTTCGCTGTGAAAGACACGATCGAGCCGGACCGCCTGGTCTACGGCGTGGCCGACGAGCGCGCGGCATCCGTGCTGGACGAGGTCTACGCCACCGCACTGGGCACCGGCACCCCGCGCATCATCACCGACTACGCCACCGCCGAGCTGGTCAAGGTGGCGGCCAACGCCTTCCTGGCCACCAAGATCTCGTTCATCAACGCGATGGCCGAGATCGCCGAGGTGACCGGGGCGGATGTCGGCCAGCTCGCCGATGCCATCGGCCACGACGCGCGCATCGGGCGACGCTTCCTCAACGCCGGCGTCGGCTTCGGCGGCGGTTGCCTGCCCAAGGACATCCGCGCCTTCACGGCACGCGCCGAGGAGCTCGGCCGCGGCGAGTCCGTCGCCTTCCTCAAGGAGGTCGACGCCATCAACCTGCGCCGCCGGCAGCGTGTCGTTGACCTCGCCGTCGAGGCCCTCGGCGGATCGGTCTACGACAAGCGCATCGCCGTGCTCGGGGTCACCTTCAAACCGGACTCCGACGACGTGCGCGACTCCCCGGCCCTTGACGTCGCCGTGCAGCTGAAGGGTCTCGGCGCCCGGGTCGTCTCCACCGACCCGCAGGGCATCGAGAATGCCCGGATCCGCCACCCGCAGCTGGACTACGCGGGCACGGCCGACGAAGCGCTCGCCGGAGCCGACCTGGTGGTGCTCGCCACCGAGTGGAAGCAGTTCCGCGAGCTCGACCCGGTGCGCTCTGCGACCCTGGTCGCGGGCGCGAGCGTGATCGACGGCCGCAACGCCCTGGACGCCGCCGTTTGGCGCGCCGCGGGATGGACGTACCGGGGCATGGGGCGTCCCTGA
- a CDS encoding HNH endonuclease signature motif containing protein: protein MNEALETLADSVDALASAWEQASPASFAGPLSEALGRQVEADFEGMTDSTLISTVERLQNVVRAADALRMRAAAEVGRRSRPELGPERLCTRQGSNSAPGFLSEVMRVPIGEAAKLQRLGERTASGLSFSGAVIPPPFPAVAAALTAGTIGTDAAAHIVRMLESVAPRADREHMARAEESLVHAAETLTVATILQLCQAWRDRLDQDGVRPREDELRSRRALTRRTTADGMTELHVVLDPESAAIVVTAVDGIVSAQLHANRENDDPALADGRELPALRLDALVDIARHALGCEKTMPALRSTTVVVRTTLEELTSGLGTAEIDGVADGLSAASARRLAASAEIIPIVLGGRSEVLDLGRARRSFTRAQRIALAERDGGCAWPGCPHPPGYTEAHHLEWWERDDGPTDLCNGILLCSGCHHRIHDNGWQVEIIDNVPWFIPPASVDPDRTPRRGGRISIDTIAC from the coding sequence ATGAACGAAGCTTTGGAAACCCTTGCCGACTCGGTCGATGCTCTGGCATCCGCGTGGGAGCAGGCATCACCCGCATCCTTTGCCGGCCCGCTCTCCGAGGCCCTTGGCCGGCAGGTCGAGGCGGACTTCGAGGGCATGACGGATTCCACGCTGATCAGCACCGTCGAGCGGCTGCAGAATGTCGTGCGCGCCGCCGACGCCCTGCGAATGCGGGCCGCAGCCGAGGTCGGGCGCCGCTCCCGCCCCGAGCTCGGGCCGGAGCGCTTGTGCACCCGGCAAGGGAGCAACTCCGCTCCCGGGTTTCTCTCCGAGGTGATGCGTGTGCCGATCGGCGAGGCCGCGAAACTGCAGCGGCTCGGCGAGCGCACCGCCAGCGGGCTGAGCTTCAGCGGGGCCGTCATCCCTCCCCCGTTCCCCGCCGTCGCCGCCGCACTGACGGCAGGCACGATCGGCACGGATGCCGCGGCCCACATTGTGCGGATGCTCGAGTCCGTTGCACCCCGCGCCGACCGCGAGCATATGGCCAGAGCCGAGGAGTCCTTGGTCCACGCCGCTGAAACGCTGACCGTCGCCACCATCCTGCAGCTCTGTCAGGCTTGGCGGGATCGCCTCGATCAAGACGGCGTGCGCCCGCGCGAGGACGAGTTGCGCAGCCGGCGCGCCTTGACTCGGCGCACAACGGCCGACGGGATGACGGAATTGCACGTCGTGCTGGACCCCGAGAGCGCCGCCATCGTCGTGACGGCAGTCGACGGCATCGTCAGCGCCCAGTTGCACGCCAACCGTGAGAACGACGACCCGGCCCTCGCCGACGGGCGCGAACTGCCCGCGCTGCGCCTGGACGCGCTGGTCGACATCGCCCGCCACGCGCTCGGCTGCGAGAAGACCATGCCGGCGCTGCGCAGCACCACCGTCGTGGTGCGCACGACGCTCGAGGAGCTCACCAGCGGGCTGGGCACCGCCGAGATCGACGGCGTCGCAGACGGCCTGTCCGCTGCCAGCGCCCGTCGGTTGGCGGCGAGCGCAGAGATCATCCCGATCGTCCTCGGCGGCAGGAGCGAGGTGCTGGACCTCGGCAGGGCCCGCCGCAGCTTCACCCGGGCCCAGCGGATCGCCCTGGCCGAACGCGACGGCGGCTGCGCCTGGCCCGGCTGCCCGCATCCACCGGGCTATACCGAGGCCCACCATCTCGAATGGTGGGAGCGGGACGACGGGCCCACCGACCTCTGCAACGGGATCCTGCTCTGCAGCGGCTGCCACCACCGAATACACGACAATGGCTGGCAGGTGGAGATCATCGACAACGTGCCGTGGTTCATCCCGCCGGCCAGCGTGGACCCCGACCGGACGCCCCGACGCGGAGGCCGGATCAGCATCGACACCATCGCCTGCTGA
- a CDS encoding VanZ family protein has protein sequence MSQQPPPSHARRNASLLLLLAYIGVVAAMTLSPTPLDQGFESAIDKFLGVLHRNGVPEWFGYNKLEFTANILMFVPLGFLLGLALPARIWWVAVLVSPALSVAIELTQAGLLTARFATMSDVFANTIGGLIGTLLAIILRAIVNARDEKVIARALWQAQNQTALPARSR, from the coding sequence ATGAGCCAACAGCCACCACCGAGCCATGCCCGCCGCAACGCCTCCCTGTTGCTGCTTCTGGCCTACATCGGCGTCGTTGCCGCCATGACGCTCTCGCCGACCCCGCTTGACCAGGGCTTCGAATCCGCGATCGACAAGTTCCTCGGCGTGCTGCACCGCAACGGCGTGCCTGAGTGGTTCGGCTACAACAAGCTGGAGTTCACGGCGAACATCCTCATGTTCGTACCACTCGGCTTCCTGCTCGGCCTGGCCCTGCCCGCCCGCATCTGGTGGGTCGCCGTTCTGGTCTCGCCGGCGCTCTCCGTGGCCATTGAACTCACCCAGGCCGGTCTGCTCACCGCACGCTTCGCCACGATGAGCGATGTCTTCGCCAACACCATCGGCGGCCTGATCGGCACGCTGCTGGCGATCATCCTGCGCGCCATCGTGAACGCCCGCGACGAGAAGGTGATCGCCCGAGCCCTCTGGCAAGCGCAGAATCAGACCGCTCTGCCAGCCCGCAGCCGATAG
- a CDS encoding sugar phosphate isomerase/epimerase family protein — translation MTEQHAPQEPTPSVSPTPSVEPVETPTHPVTLFTGQWADLPFEEVARLAAEWGYDGLEIAASGDHLDLKRADEDDAYLRSRLETLDRHGLSVYAISNHLTGQAVCDDPIDFRHQAIVRDYTWGDGDAEGVRQRAADDMKRAARVARKLGVDTVVGFTGSKIWPYVAMFPPVPASVIDAGFEDFATRWHPILDVFDDEGVRFAHEVHPSEIAYDYWSSVRTLDAIGHRPAFGFNWDPSHMMWQNIDPVGFIWDFQDRIYHVDCKDTRMRPQNGRAGVLGSHLPWGDPRRGWDFVSTGHGDVPWEDAFRALNAVGYTGPISVEWEDAGMDRLHGGPQALAYIRSLLWKQPATSFDAAFSTQ, via the coding sequence ATGACCGAGCAGCACGCGCCACAGGAGCCGACCCCTTCGGTTTCGCCGACCCCGTCGGTTGAGCCTGTCGAAACCCCGACGCATCCGGTCACGCTCTTCACCGGGCAGTGGGCCGACCTCCCGTTCGAGGAGGTGGCGCGGCTGGCGGCCGAGTGGGGCTACGACGGGCTGGAGATCGCGGCATCCGGCGACCACCTCGACCTCAAGCGCGCCGACGAGGACGACGCGTACCTGCGCTCGCGGCTGGAGACCCTCGACAGGCACGGCCTGAGCGTCTACGCCATCTCCAACCACCTCACCGGGCAGGCCGTCTGCGACGACCCGATCGACTTTCGCCACCAGGCCATCGTGCGCGACTACACCTGGGGAGACGGCGATGCGGAGGGGGTCCGCCAGCGCGCGGCCGACGACATGAAGCGGGCGGCGCGGGTGGCGCGCAAGCTCGGCGTCGACACCGTCGTCGGGTTCACCGGCTCCAAGATCTGGCCGTACGTCGCCATGTTCCCGCCCGTGCCGGCCAGCGTGATCGACGCCGGCTTCGAGGACTTCGCCACCCGCTGGCACCCGATCCTCGACGTCTTCGACGACGAGGGCGTGCGTTTCGCCCACGAGGTGCACCCGAGCGAGATCGCCTACGACTACTGGTCGAGTGTGCGCACCCTCGACGCCATCGGGCACCGCCCCGCGTTCGGGTTCAACTGGGACCCCAGCCACATGATGTGGCAGAACATCGACCCCGTCGGCTTCATCTGGGACTTCCAGGACCGGATCTACCACGTCGACTGCAAGGACACGCGGATGCGGCCGCAGAACGGCCGGGCCGGGGTGCTCGGCTCGCACCTGCCGTGGGGCGACCCGCGCCGCGGCTGGGACTTCGTGTCGACCGGCCACGGTGATGTGCCGTGGGAGGACGCCTTCCGGGCGCTCAACGCGGTCGGCTACACCGGCCCGATCTCGGTCGAGTGGGAGGACGCGGGCATGGACCGCCTGCACGGCGGCCCGCAGGCACTCGCCTACATTCGCTCGCTGCTCTGGAAGCAGCCGGCGACGAGCTTCGACGCGGCCTTCTCCACGCAGTAG
- a CDS encoding sugar phosphate isomerase/epimerase family protein: protein MRRTLGVNTWVWTSPLTDSTLETLAAKAAALGFGAIELPVETPGDWSPERARDVLAEHRLLPIVVGAMGPGRNLVAAPASEIVATQNYLGHCIDVAERIGSRIVAGPFYAATGRTWRMSDADRAAHHEELRAALAPVVNRAERSGIRLAVEPLNRYETSLINTVEQALSALGPLLGRGLGLALDSYHLNIEEKSIGDAIRRAGRHLAYVQVCGNDRGAVGDDHIDWAAFLDALDDVDYRGPLGLESFTGDNATIAVAASVWRPLAESQDALAADSFAYLTALQNEREHR, encoded by the coding sequence ATGAGACGCACGCTCGGCGTGAACACGTGGGTGTGGACGAGCCCGCTCACCGACTCCACCCTCGAGACGCTCGCCGCCAAGGCCGCGGCCCTCGGGTTCGGCGCGATCGAGCTGCCGGTCGAGACGCCGGGGGACTGGTCGCCGGAGCGCGCCCGCGACGTGCTGGCCGAGCACCGCCTGCTGCCGATCGTGGTTGGCGCGATGGGCCCCGGCCGCAACCTGGTCGCCGCCCCGGCGAGCGAGATCGTCGCCACCCAGAACTACCTCGGGCACTGCATCGACGTGGCCGAGCGCATCGGCTCCCGCATCGTCGCCGGCCCGTTCTACGCGGCAACCGGGCGCACCTGGCGCATGTCGGATGCCGACAGGGCCGCGCACCACGAGGAACTGCGCGCCGCGCTGGCCCCCGTCGTGAACCGGGCCGAGCGTAGCGGCATCCGCCTGGCCGTTGAGCCCCTCAACCGCTATGAGACGAGCCTCATCAACACCGTCGAGCAGGCGCTCTCCGCCCTCGGCCCGCTGCTCGGCCGCGGCCTGGGGCTCGCGCTGGACAGCTACCACCTCAACATCGAGGAGAAGAGCATCGGCGACGCCATCCGCCGGGCCGGCCGGCACCTCGCCTATGTGCAGGTCTGCGGCAACGACCGTGGCGCCGTCGGCGACGACCACATCGACTGGGCGGCGTTCCTGGACGCGCTCGACGACGTCGACTACCGCGGTCCGCTCGGCCTGGAGAGCTTCACCGGCGACAACGCCACCATCGCCGTCGCGGCCTCCGTCTGGCGGCCCCTCGCCGAGAGCCAGGATGCGCTCGCCGCAGACTCCTTTGCCTACCTCACCGCCTTGCAGAACGAGAGGGAACACCGATGA